In Halococcus salifodinae DSM 8989, one DNA window encodes the following:
- a CDS encoding cobalt-factor II C(20)-methyltransferase gives MSLYGVGLGPGEADLVTLRGKRVLETTDVVYSPGRLSRSVAIEHVPEDRIGDLDFPMTRDEDELRRAWREAAAEIAPRARDGTAAFVTLGDPNVYSTFGHLRRTLAAFHPDVGIEIVPGVSAVTAFATALGVEISSGASLALREAARGAAPTGPDRMVLFKVTDAPTTHEGLREAGYDVVYGRRLFMEQGETIVTDDPDTIAERDYYTLAYAEKRDLDVTPATAAFEAEESAGAPEMESRTEASDDESDEPSRTAADDRAGTTDSDGTEGVAVAECAEGEGCGDETPEVRSR, from the coding sequence ATGAGCCTCTATGGCGTCGGTCTCGGCCCCGGCGAGGCGGATCTCGTCACGCTCCGCGGCAAGCGCGTGCTCGAAACGACCGACGTGGTCTACTCGCCCGGTCGCCTCTCGCGGTCGGTGGCGATCGAGCACGTTCCCGAAGATCGCATCGGCGATCTCGACTTCCCGATGACCCGCGACGAGGACGAACTCCGGCGAGCCTGGCGCGAGGCCGCCGCGGAGATCGCGCCGCGGGCGCGCGACGGGACGGCCGCCTTCGTCACGCTCGGCGATCCCAACGTCTACTCGACGTTCGGCCATCTCCGACGGACGCTCGCGGCGTTTCATCCGGATGTCGGGATCGAGATCGTGCCCGGCGTGAGCGCGGTCACCGCCTTCGCGACCGCGCTCGGTGTCGAGATATCGTCGGGCGCGAGCCTCGCGCTCCGTGAGGCCGCCCGCGGCGCGGCCCCGACCGGTCCCGATCGAATGGTTTTGTTCAAAGTCACCGACGCGCCAACGACCCACGAGGGACTCCGCGAGGCGGGCTACGACGTGGTGTACGGCCGCCGGCTGTTCATGGAGCAGGGCGAGACCATCGTGACCGACGATCCCGACACGATCGCCGAGCGGGACTACTACACCCTGGCCTACGCCGAGAAGCGCGACCTCGACGTCACACCGGCGACCGCCGCGTTCGAGGCGGAGGAGTCGGCTGGCGCTCCCGAGATGGAATCGAGAACGGAAGCCAGCGACGACGAGTCGGACGAACCGAGTCGAACGGCGGCGGACGACCGGGCCGGAACGACCGACAGCGACGGAACAGAGGGCGTCGCCGTCGCGGAGTGTGCCGAGGGCGAGGGCTGTGGCGACGAGACGCCGGAGGTCCGCTCCCGATGA
- a CDS encoding cobalt-precorrin-4/precorrin-4 C(11)-methyltransferase, translated as MTDPQDAIDAAGAVRETERDPRITERTAGEIQDGIPFIGAGPGDPGLLTVTGRKLVEAADLVVHAGSLVNSELLDAYCADAEQVSSIGKDLEELIPLMRDAHEAGRSVVRLHSGDPAIYGAALEQMDALEHEDVPTYLVPGVTSAFAASATLRTQLTLNGVANHVAFTRPRGETLDPDEDHIGEFVEMGDVTTCIYLGTHAIAETMDRLVETGHDPDTPVTVVYHASWPDEDIIEGTIGTIGEKVAAAGYRASAMVVIGDAATGAGYERSYLYGDWANRGADESESEADD; from the coding sequence ATGACCGATCCCCAGGACGCGATCGATGCGGCGGGGGCCGTCCGCGAGACGGAGCGCGATCCGCGGATCACCGAGCGAACCGCCGGCGAGATTCAGGACGGCATCCCGTTCATCGGAGCCGGGCCGGGCGATCCCGGCCTGCTGACGGTCACCGGCCGAAAGTTGGTCGAGGCTGCCGACCTCGTTGTCCACGCGGGCTCGCTCGTTAACAGCGAACTCCTCGATGCGTACTGTGCGGACGCCGAGCAGGTGTCGAGCATCGGAAAAGATCTGGAGGAGCTGATTCCGCTCATGCGCGACGCCCACGAGGCCGGACGAAGCGTCGTCCGGCTTCACAGCGGCGATCCCGCGATCTACGGTGCGGCCCTCGAACAGATGGACGCGCTCGAACACGAGGATGTGCCAACCTACCTCGTGCCGGGCGTCACGTCGGCGTTCGCGGCGAGCGCGACGCTCCGGACCCAGCTCACCCTGAATGGCGTGGCGAACCACGTCGCGTTCACCCGGCCGCGGGGCGAGACCCTCGATCCCGACGAGGACCACATCGGCGAGTTCGTCGAAATGGGCGACGTCACGACCTGCATCTATCTCGGTACCCACGCGATCGCCGAGACGATGGACCGCCTGGTCGAGACGGGCCACGACCCCGACACGCCGGTGACCGTCGTCTATCACGCCTCGTGGCCCGACGAGGACATCATCGAGGGCACGATCGGGACCATCGGCGAGAAAGTCGCGGCGGCGGGCTATCGAGCCTCGGCGATGGTCGTCATCGGCGACGCGGCGACGGGAGCAGGCTACGAGCGCTCCTATCTCTACGGCGACTGGGCGAACCGGGGCGCGGATGAAAGCGAGAGCGAGGCGGACGACTGA
- the cbiG gene encoding cobalt-precorrin 5A hydrolase — protein MSTDTNDTDSSETSEREESNGSSGHCSTPDSDGEVAEEIAIVSFERKLDTAREIAAGIGEAYDSVDIIEYHGDVFEEHWGEYDCFVGLMASGIAMRKTAPLLDSKWDDPAIVVVDEELTWAIPITGGHHGANQVAGDLAELGAVPAMTTASEAAGEQGVESKAKALDAHVVNGDSTVATNLAVLNDDLGPVARLDGPQAVLVGDDVTVLKRNGDTGVVLGTGTVSGVQKEQVLGAWEAALDDLDLGLSFDDVDFVATGTRKEGEEGLYVAAQEIGAGVVLFEKETLEGFEGPSPSRSKELIGWPGIAEASAIAGGRDHELAREKERFDDAVTVAVGR, from the coding sequence ATGAGTACCGACACCAACGACACGGATTCGAGCGAAACGAGCGAACGAGAGGAATCGAACGGATCGAGCGGCCACTGCTCCACACCGGATTCGGATGGCGAGGTGGCCGAGGAGATCGCGATCGTGAGTTTCGAGCGCAAGCTCGACACCGCCCGCGAGATCGCGGCGGGCATCGGCGAGGCGTACGACTCGGTCGACATCATCGAGTACCACGGCGACGTCTTCGAAGAGCACTGGGGCGAGTACGACTGTTTCGTGGGGTTGATGGCCTCGGGCATCGCGATGCGCAAGACCGCGCCGCTGCTCGACAGCAAGTGGGACGATCCCGCGATCGTGGTCGTCGACGAGGAGTTGACGTGGGCGATCCCGATCACCGGCGGCCACCACGGCGCGAACCAGGTCGCGGGCGATCTCGCGGAGTTGGGTGCCGTTCCGGCGATGACGACCGCGAGCGAAGCGGCGGGCGAGCAGGGTGTCGAGAGCAAGGCGAAGGCGCTCGACGCCCACGTCGTCAACGGCGACTCGACGGTGGCGACCAACCTCGCAGTGCTGAACGACGATCTCGGTCCTGTCGCCCGACTCGACGGCCCCCAGGCAGTCCTCGTCGGCGACGACGTCACCGTTCTCAAACGCAACGGCGACACGGGCGTCGTGCTCGGGACAGGAACTGTCTCCGGCGTGCAGAAGGAACAAGTCCTCGGCGCGTGGGAGGCTGCTCTCGACGACCTCGATCTCGGGTTGAGTTTCGACGATGTCGACTTCGTCGCGACCGGCACCCGGAAGGAGGGCGAGGAGGGGCTCTACGTGGCCGCCCAGGAGATCGGAGCGGGAGTCGTCCTCTTCGAGAAAGAGACCTTAGAGGGGTTCGAGGGGCCCTCACCCTCCCGATCGAAGGAGCTGATCGGGTGGCCGGGGATCGCGGAAGCGTCGGCGATCGCCGGTGGCCGTGACCACGAACTCGCGCGCGAAAAAGAGCGGTTCGACGACGCCGTGACCGTGGCGGTGGGGCGCTGA
- a CDS encoding precorrin-3B C(17)-methyltransferase: protein MAATNDDDLGTLSVVGIGPGLPHAMTQRAKDVIATADCVIASNLYQAFLRRDGTLPPEDAAVAAATDGGTAAGDDGATVLERPNGTRQTLVRSSMGQQIELAREAFERVRDGEDVAHVSGGDPNVYGKSDLLFTMAEAEGATDIPIEVVPGVTAALGGAANLGAPLSNDFCTISLSDKWRGWDEIAEKLRAAAISGFVIVLYNCWRDYERAIDVLREERSDDVPVGIFNDAGRGDAGRNLEDETHTITTLGAATDHDDEVGGMGTSILVGNHETAVWENDFDEYLVTPRGGRDVDDF from the coding sequence ATGGCTGCGACGAACGACGACGATCTCGGGACGCTCTCCGTCGTCGGTATCGGCCCAGGTCTTCCGCACGCGATGACTCAGCGTGCGAAAGACGTGATCGCCACCGCCGACTGCGTGATCGCCTCGAATCTCTACCAGGCGTTCCTGCGCCGGGACGGCACGCTGCCGCCAGAGGATGCCGCGGTCGCTGCGGCCACCGACGGCGGTACTGCCGCCGGTGACGACGGGGCGACGGTGCTCGAACGACCGAACGGGACCCGCCAGACGCTCGTCCGGTCGTCGATGGGCCAGCAGATCGAACTCGCGCGCGAGGCGTTCGAGCGGGTCCGCGACGGCGAGGACGTCGCCCACGTCTCCGGCGGCGATCCGAACGTCTACGGTAAGAGCGACTTGCTGTTCACGATGGCCGAAGCGGAGGGGGCGACGGATATCCCGATCGAGGTCGTGCCGGGCGTGACGGCTGCGCTCGGCGGCGCGGCGAACCTCGGCGCGCCCCTCTCGAACGACTTCTGCACGATCTCGCTTTCGGACAAGTGGCGCGGGTGGGACGAGATCGCCGAGAAGCTCCGCGCAGCCGCCATCAGCGGGTTCGTGATCGTGCTGTACAACTGCTGGCGCGACTACGAGCGCGCGATCGACGTACTCCGTGAGGAGCGGAGCGACGACGTCCCGGTGGGGATCTTCAACGACGCCGGCCGAGGCGACGCCGGCCGGAATTTGGAGGACGAGACCCACACCATCACGACGCTCGGCGCGGCGACCGACCACGACGACGAGGTCGGCGGGATGGGGACCTCGATCCTCGTCGGCAATCACGAGACGGCGGTCTGGGAGAACGATTTCGACGAGTACCTCGTCACCCCGCGCGGCGGGCGTGACGTCGACGATTTCTGA
- the cobJ gene encoding precorrin-3B C(17)-methyltransferase, with the protein MSTDDTTETTETDASTDAETTTASAESECGASSSTTESGCGAADTDESASSCGSSKGDTTDEKVGSTVEDFDADPGRLIAVGLGPGEPEGMTSRAKAALADAEHIVGYTTYVDLLPDGITENADDIHSTPMCGEVSRTEEAVDRALAGNAVAIIGSGDPNVYALAGLALEILESKGATASMVEFDVVPGVPAAQSCAARVGAPLVNDTVSVSLSDHLTSMDTIESRLHAVAAEGFTIAIYNPWSRKRRENFETCCEILLEHRDPSTPVGVVHGASRDDEAAEIVELNELEELGETDLIDMTTTLLVGNEETYVWDDRMVTPRGYESKYDY; encoded by the coding sequence ATGAGCACTGACGACACCACCGAGACGACCGAAACCGACGCGAGCACAGACGCGGAAACCACCACGGCAAGCGCCGAGAGTGAGTGCGGGGCGTCGAGTTCGACGACGGAGTCCGGATGCGGCGCAGCCGATACGGACGAATCCGCTTCGAGCTGTGGTAGTTCGAAAGGAGACACGACCGACGAGAAGGTGGGATCGACGGTCGAAGACTTCGACGCCGATCCGGGCAGACTGATCGCCGTCGGTCTCGGCCCTGGCGAACCCGAGGGAATGACGAGTCGCGCGAAAGCGGCGCTCGCCGACGCCGAGCACATCGTGGGCTACACCACCTACGTCGATCTGCTGCCCGACGGTATCACCGAGAACGCCGACGACATCCACTCGACGCCGATGTGCGGCGAAGTCTCCCGGACCGAGGAGGCGGTCGATCGCGCGCTCGCGGGCAACGCGGTCGCCATCATCGGGAGCGGCGATCCGAACGTCTACGCGCTCGCCGGCCTCGCGCTCGAGATCCTCGAATCGAAGGGTGCGACCGCCTCGATGGTCGAGTTCGACGTCGTGCCCGGCGTGCCCGCCGCCCAGTCCTGCGCCGCGCGCGTCGGCGCACCCCTGGTGAACGACACGGTGAGCGTTTCGCTGTCGGATCACTTGACGTCGATGGACACCATCGAGTCGCGGCTCCACGCGGTCGCCGCAGAGGGGTTCACCATCGCGATCTACAACCCGTGGAGCCGCAAGCGCCGAGAGAACTTCGAGACGTGCTGTGAGATCCTGCTCGAACACCGCGATCCGTCGACGCCGGTCGGGGTCGTCCACGGTGCGAGCCGAGACGACGAGGCGGCCGAGATCGTTGAACTGAATGAGCTCGAAGAGCTCGGCGAGACAGATCTGATCGACATGACGACGACGCTCCTCGTCGGCAACGAGGAGACGTACGTCTGGGACGACCGAATGGTCACCCCACGGGGCTACGAGTCGAAGTATGACTACTGA
- a CDS encoding ferredoxin produces MTTEYEIRLDRERCDGIFACLVRDDRFVEATDGLATIEASDDSVASERTAETALVATFDDDRIDAARQAARACPVDAISVSGTDGGTDTTEADDE; encoded by the coding sequence ATGACTACTGAGTACGAGATCCGTCTCGACCGGGAGCGGTGTGACGGCATCTTCGCCTGTCTCGTCCGCGACGACCGTTTCGTCGAGGCCACTGATGGACTGGCGACGATCGAGGCCTCGGACGACAGCGTGGCGAGCGAGCGGACGGCGGAGACGGCCCTCGTCGCGACGTTCGATGACGACCGCATCGACGCTGCCCGACAGGCCGCCCGTGCCTGTCCGGTCGATGCGATCAGCGTGAGCGGAACCGACGGAGGAACCGACACGACGGAGGCCGACGATGAGTGA
- a CDS encoding CbiX/SirB N-terminal domain-containing protein → MTASAQAAPAGLDDEAVLLVGHGSRREKSNEQVRELASGMEDRLGVPVDVGFLELAAPSIDEAIAGLAPAVSRVTVVQLSLFAASHVKNDVPLAVERARSAHPDLTLHNGSHLGVHPAIVDLLDDRAAAVEDGLEADRGAEEVAVVLCARGSSDPDANADVHKLARLLYEGRALDRVEACFVGVTEPRLSGALHAVAKHRPDAIVVLPYMLGDGVLTQRIRDRTAEFDAEYPYVDAAAGDPLGTDPRLLDVLCDRWQAARTDSVEMSCDTCKYKVELDGYEEDVGGARAMLRALTHQESHADRESVDDDPHAHDAPAKHVAVCTNQTCAADGAPAVLERLRQAARDSAACDARITRSSCLGRCGDGPMVAVYPDGVWYGGVDESDADRIVSSHLDRERIVSDLVDQTL, encoded by the coding sequence ATGACCGCGAGCGCGCAGGCCGCCCCCGCAGGACTCGACGACGAGGCGGTACTGCTGGTCGGTCACGGCTCCCGGCGCGAGAAGTCGAACGAGCAGGTCCGCGAGCTCGCCAGTGGGATGGAAGACCGACTGGGCGTCCCGGTCGACGTCGGCTTTCTCGAACTCGCCGCACCGTCGATCGACGAGGCGATCGCGGGGCTCGCCCCGGCGGTGTCGCGAGTTACGGTCGTCCAGCTCTCGCTGTTCGCCGCGAGCCACGTCAAAAACGACGTACCGCTCGCCGTCGAACGTGCCCGCTCGGCACACCCCGATCTGACGCTGCACAACGGCTCGCATCTCGGCGTCCATCCCGCGATCGTCGATCTGCTCGACGATCGGGCTGCCGCGGTGGAGGATGGGTTGGAAGCGGATCGCGGGGCCGAGGAGGTCGCGGTCGTGCTCTGTGCGCGCGGGTCCAGCGATCCCGACGCCAACGCCGACGTGCACAAGCTGGCACGGCTGCTCTACGAGGGCCGTGCGCTCGATCGGGTCGAGGCGTGTTTCGTCGGTGTCACCGAACCGCGGCTGTCGGGGGCGCTTCACGCAGTCGCCAAACACCGCCCCGACGCGATCGTCGTGCTGCCGTACATGCTCGGTGACGGCGTGCTCACCCAGCGGATCCGGGACCGTACTGCGGAGTTCGACGCCGAGTACCCCTACGTCGACGCGGCGGCCGGCGACCCGCTCGGCACCGATCCGCGGTTGCTCGACGTGCTCTGTGATCGGTGGCAGGCGGCCCGAACCGACAGCGTCGAGATGTCGTGTGACACCTGCAAGTACAAAGTCGAACTCGACGGCTACGAGGAGGACGTCGGCGGTGCGCGCGCGATGCTTCGTGCGCTCACCCACCAGGAATCCCACGCCGACCGCGAGAGCGTCGACGACGATCCCCACGCCCACGACGCGCCCGCAAAACACGTCGCGGTCTGTACGAACCAGACCTGCGCCGCCGACGGCGCGCCCGCGGTGCTCGAACGGCTCCGACAGGCGGCCCGCGACTCCGCAGCCTGCGACGCCCGAATCACCCGCTCGTCGTGTCTCGGCCGATGCGGCGACGGCCCGATGGTCGCGGTCTACCCCGACGGCGTCTGGTACGGCGGCGTCGACGAGAGCGACGCCGACCGCATCGTCTCCTCGCATCTCGACCGCGAGCGCATCGTGAGCGATCTCGTCGATCAGACGCTGTGA
- a CDS encoding DUF3209 family protein: MTCHELEALRLGLMNVLGTEDRTARDHAEQELEGHLDGPIEGLANAETLSGIERHLDAALVDLEEEIATTDENDPEYDYLRGRLVAVRDGERAVHRLTDQGESVLDGLGDAHDLLHEAFPADE, translated from the coding sequence ATGACTTGTCACGAACTCGAAGCACTCCGACTCGGACTCATGAACGTCCTCGGCACAGAGGACCGAACCGCTCGCGACCACGCCGAACAGGAGCTGGAGGGCCATCTCGACGGCCCCATCGAGGGGCTTGCGAACGCCGAAACCCTCTCAGGTATCGAGCGCCATCTCGATGCAGCGCTCGTCGATCTCGAAGAAGAGATCGCCACCACCGACGAGAACGACCCCGAATACGACTACCTCCGCGGGCGACTCGTCGCCGTCCGGGACGGCGAGCGTGCCGTCCACCGGCTGACCGATCAGGGCGAGAGCGTCCTTGACGGGCTCGGCGACGCACACGATCTCCTCCACGAGGCGTTCCCGGCGGATGAGTAG
- a CDS encoding outer membrane protein assembly factor BamB family protein — translation MSSSDVTTDTTTVPLGDIEPARSRHAGRRSAVALTEDLLVAGTAVGDVRAYDRTTLDERWFAEGTNDETSVVAAVGFAGGVAVGERGPDGGVRLYDVATGSVRWRYDTADDVGAPQKRSRFFLPFVADLAVCGERLYVAARRYERDGDDRSFRSVVYAFEETGDIAWTYETDASPISLDADDGADRRDGRVAVAYNRCPGDHQHGVVVLDAETGAVQWQWDPGTAGQRRVGDVSLLETGVAVASHGDYRGYRLGAGGAERWSVDLATLTKIDDETLYAYPNHVHATPEGCVFVTGNTYPEEGRETASLHPDEHTAFGYSPEGERVWSASVGGFAGEIAASGDLIAVPCAQQFRTRDPATHALRVFDVRKGRCAERDAEGIVTAAAVDERAFVAVEEPVVYHDEGQRRGAYRLHAGGP, via the coding sequence ATGAGTAGTTCGGACGTGACGACCGATACCACGACTGTCCCCCTCGGCGACATCGAGCCGGCGCGGTCGCGCCACGCTGGCCGGCGCTCGGCCGTGGCGCTGACCGAGGACCTGCTCGTTGCCGGCACGGCGGTGGGGGATGTCCGTGCGTACGATCGAACAACCCTCGACGAACGCTGGTTCGCCGAGGGAACGAACGACGAAACGAGCGTCGTCGCGGCGGTTGGATTCGCTGGCGGCGTCGCCGTCGGCGAGCGCGGCCCGGACGGCGGGGTTCGGCTCTACGATGTCGCGACCGGTAGCGTGCGCTGGCGATACGACACGGCGGACGACGTCGGCGCACCCCAGAAACGGAGCCGGTTTTTCCTGCCGTTCGTCGCCGACCTCGCGGTCTGCGGGGAGCGGCTGTACGTCGCCGCGCGGCGTTACGAGCGCGACGGCGACGACCGCTCGTTCCGGAGCGTGGTCTACGCCTTCGAGGAGACCGGCGACATCGCGTGGACGTACGAAACCGACGCATCGCCGATTAGCCTCGACGCAGATGATGGGGCGGATCGACGAGACGGCCGCGTCGCCGTCGCGTACAACCGCTGTCCGGGCGACCACCAGCACGGCGTAGTCGTTCTCGACGCCGAGACCGGCGCGGTGCAGTGGCAGTGGGATCCTGGAACCGCCGGCCAGCGCCGCGTCGGCGACGTATCGTTGCTCGAAACGGGCGTCGCGGTCGCCAGCCACGGCGACTACCGTGGCTACCGGCTTGGTGCGGGCGGCGCGGAGCGGTGGTCGGTCGATCTCGCCACGCTGACGAAAATCGACGACGAGACGCTCTACGCCTACCCGAACCACGTCCACGCGACCCCCGAAGGCTGCGTCTTCGTCACCGGGAACACCTACCCCGAAGAGGGACGCGAAACCGCGTCGCTCCACCCCGACGAACACACCGCGTTCGGCTACTCGCCCGAGGGCGAACGGGTGTGGTCGGCGTCGGTCGGCGGGTTCGCTGGCGAGATCGCGGCGTCCGGCGACCTGATCGCGGTTCCCTGCGCACAGCAGTTCCGAACGCGAGACCCGGCGACGCACGCGCTGCGTGTTTTCGACGTACGGAAGGGTCGCTGTGCGGAGCGCGACGCCGAGGGGATCGTCACTGCGGCCGCGGTCGACGAACGAGCGTTCGTGGCCGTCGAGGAGCCGGTCGTCTACCACGACGAGGGCCAGCGCCGCGGCGCGTACCGACTCCACGCTGGCGGGCCGTAA
- a CDS encoding (2Fe-2S) ferredoxin domain-containing protein — translation MNQRTADVLDNGFTDHVLVCTNDRTSEYACCADAGGAAVLTAVKEWLRERDVFWSRVHVAETSCLGLCSAEGTAVAIHPRNQWYSDVTPDDVPELLAAEFGEEATRLGTKDAMASENRSVGD, via the coding sequence ATGAACCAGCGGACTGCGGACGTGCTCGACAACGGGTTCACCGATCACGTGCTGGTGTGTACGAACGACCGAACGTCGGAGTACGCCTGCTGTGCGGACGCGGGTGGAGCGGCCGTCCTCACGGCAGTCAAAGAGTGGCTCCGCGAGCGCGACGTCTTCTGGTCGCGGGTCCACGTTGCCGAGACGAGCTGTCTCGGACTCTGTAGCGCCGAGGGAACGGCGGTGGCGATCCACCCACGAAACCAGTGGTACTCGGACGTCACGCCCGACGACGTTCCCGAGCTCCTCGCTGCCGAGTTCGGAGAGGAGGCGACACGGCTGGGAACGAAAGACGCGATGGCCAGCGAGAATCGCTCGGTCGGCGACTGA